GAAGGGCAATCACGAGTAGCACACCTACGGTTTGGATACTAGCAATTACGGTTAAAGTGATTACAGCGATCAGTCCTAGATATAACCCCGTTATGGGCAGTCCACAGGCTTGGGCACCAAGGGGATCAAAGGTGTAAAACAGCAATTCCTTGTAGAAAAGTTTAACTAAAATTACCACCAACAGTGTGATCCCCAGGGTTTGCCACAGGTCGCGGCTGGTTACACCTAAAATGTTGCCAAACAGAATCTCGTCAAGGTTGAGCTGTGTAGTATTCAGCAGAGTAATCAGCATCACACCAAGGGCGAGGAAGCCGGAAACGACTAAGGCCATAGCAGCATCTGCCTTAACCCTAGATTGAGAATGAATCCACGCGACGGATAAAGCGCTAAGGCTGCCAGCAATAAAGGCTCCAATGGCCAAGTCAATCTGAAAGAAAAAGGCAATTGATAATCCCGGCAAAATGGAATGGGAAATAACGTGACCCATCATGCCCATCTGTTGCACGATCAAGTAGCTACCCGTAATGGCGCAGAGAATGCCTAGCAGCACTGCGATCGCGATCGCCTGCCGCATAAATTCAAGTTGTAGCGGGTCAGTTAGCCAAGTCAACATGCGTAGTAGTCCTAGCTTACAAAGACGTTCATCCTAGTAAAGAGCCTGGAATTGCTCTCAGCATAGCAGCTTGCGCTTGGTGTATCGACCCCATAGCCGTGTGGATGCAGGTTGGACGATAAGTTCGCTAAGCTAGCATCGAGGCTTAAGTCTGGAACAATTCATGTTGAATCTCAGAAAAATTAGTGGATGCATGGTAGCTTGAGTAACTTTGTAATATGTTTGTATTATGTACAATA
Above is a window of Cyanobacteriota bacterium DNA encoding:
- a CDS encoding metal ABC transporter permease; the protein is MLTWLTDPLQLEFMRQAIAIAVLLGILCAITGSYLIVQQMGMMGHVISHSILPGLSIAFFFQIDLAIGAFIAGSLSALSVAWIHSQSRVKADAAMALVVSGFLALGVMLITLLNTTQLNLDEILFGNILGVTSRDLWQTLGITLLVVILVKLFYKELLFYTFDPLGAQACGLPITGLYLGLIAVITLTVIASIQTVGVLLVIALLIAPSTTAYLLVKELHWMMITAAIIGIISGVGGMYLSYYANVPSGPAIVLLGIGCFLLAFLFSPSQGIVTRPESRHRLVVFFHRLVNRLVTANKFTAKK